The following nucleotide sequence is from Phocoena sinus isolate mPhoSin1 chromosome 14, mPhoSin1.pri, whole genome shotgun sequence.
ACTTCTTTCCTCAGAAGGTGGccttggtattttttaatttgcgtAAATCCAGTTACTGGCATACAGACTCTTGTACAGCTGGATAAACAAACTCAGGGAACAATCTCAGCCACATCTTCATTAGCAACTCTGCAGGCAAAATCCCTGTCATTTTGAGATGTTTTGTACTCAAAGCAGTTGCAGAAAGAGTATTTTCAGATTCTACTGCCTGCTTTAAATCTGtgcttttgtctttattattgGTGTTGCCTATTACTGCTGGCTAATTGTGCAATAACATTTGCAGCTCAAGTTTGGTGTCTGTTTCTGTACCATCAGAGCTGGTATCTCGCCAAACTCTGGGGCAAAACTAGTCCTAACCGTGCTCATAGATCAGTATAATATACCTCTGGCCTTGATAAGTGGTTCAAGAAATATGCATCTGAGCTCTCACAGACAAAACCATGTCCAGGTAGAGATATGCTAAGGGAAGAATAACTAAGTCTTCCCCAGGTTCAAATGCCCGAGCTCCGCACAAGCCTGTGCCTCGGAGATCCGTGCACAGTCAGTTGCTGAATGCACAGCAATTAGTTCTCAGATATCCCTGCCCCAGTTCTTAAGAGTCCATCAGAATAACAGATCATGGACAAATGTGATTTCAGTCAAGGGGACTTATTGTAGTGTCTTGCCTTGTTTTATTGCTTGCACTTTATCCTTCTATAAGGCAATGTATCAGTAATATTTACCTTATGTTCTAAGGCTCTGAACTTGAATTTTTACCTATCTGAAGACATAAAATTCTTGCAGAAATTCTCCTTAAAATGTTGGCCGACTTCCCTCTGAAATTTCATTTGAATTAACTCACCCCCAAGATGTAGCTCCGACGCCAGTTGTGCGGTGGCAAGTTCCTCAGCACCGTTGGAAGAGCAGGAGCTTCTGATTCTGCTCAGAACTCAGCAACCAGAGGTTCAGAGGTTTATAACTTCTTCATCTTCTGCCTTAAAATGAGGGTGGTAATTCATGTTCAACAGTCAATACACACTCATCACAAACTGCTGGGCTCTGAGCTAGGTgttgaagaatttaaaaacagaaaataagtataaagagaagatcagaaaagaaaaaagtacagaaagaaagaggaagggaggaggaaaggaagcctCCTGCCTTGGGGAATCTAGTCGAGAAAGCATTATCTCTGCTGTAAGCAGGGTGGCTGGGGGTAGGGTTGAAagatattcaaattaaaaaaaacacagattttcATTAAGTGCTTTGAAATCACAAGTAATATCTCATGTAGATTTAAGATCTTTTTATATAGCAGGAAATCCCTAGAGCAATAGACTGTATGGGTCTTCACTTACATTAAAATAAGATACTGCTCCAGGATCCTGAATTTAGCAGCTGTTGGTATATGTATCTCTTGCCACACTCATAAAGATTTTTAATGTGCAATAACATAACATACAGCTCATCCCTTCTAAGGCTGGAGGCAATATTTATAATTAACTAACTTTGTACCATCTTCATGTGTGGAAGGAGCAATAATTGGAGCTATCCATTTTTAGTTCACAGAAACAAGACGCTCTTCATTTTTCATAGTGCCATTTACCTACCACCCTTTCTGCCAATGACTTGAATTGTTCAGCCATAGCTCCTGTTTTATTTCAATGGACTCACAACTTGGAGACAATGCCAGTTCAAAGTGAATTAGCCTGAAAGCTCATCTAGAAATGCTGAGAGGTTCGCTGCATCCCACAGCTTCAGCGCAGATGCATGGGGCAGACCTGAAAGCCACAATGTCTGTACCTGAATGCATTCGTCTGTACAGTAAAAATGATCATACTGATGTTAACTCCGAAAAAAAAGATTGGATGAAAGTTGAAATATTCCCCTGGCAGATGTCAGTGCTCATAATAATTCTCTATGGTTCACTTTGCCCTCATGTCGTGAGGCACTCTGCATCCACAGAATGAAAGAGTCCCATGCACACATTTTGTTCTGAGAAATGGTCTGCACGTTTACTCACTGTATTTACTAACACGAATTCCTAGTCGGTTTCCAAAGCTCCtctttgcagaaaattataagaatctGTGCATTTGGGCTCCTCTTTCCTCCAAATCTACTTTCTCCTGTAAGTGAGGCTGGAAGCCATGGGTCATCTTTCTCCATCGTGGGTCACATAGGGGGACAGTCCAGATGTTTACAGGAAGTTTTGCCTCTGGAGTTTGAAGGAGGATCCTTGTTTCAGAATGAATCTCAGTGGAGGAGACAATGCTTTACGTGAGCCCAACTGTTGAAGGTTCAACTCATTTCAAACACAGGTACAGCCCTTATCGGGGTGGGCGCTGAGTGAATGCCCATGACCTGAAGGAGCTTTGAATAGAGCACAGGAGTGAGCCAGGGAAAATATTAAGCGTAAAACAAATGAGCTGAGGCtgaatatagatataaatcaTAGAGTGCTGAAGTAGTTCATTCTGGTTAGGGAAAAATCTAGGGTGTATTTACAGAAGAATTTAAGCATCTGAGCTGAGACAAGTATGATAAGAGAACATCAAGAGTCAAAAACAATTTCACCTAGTAAATGGGGGTGTTGGGTGGAGGATGCTATGCAGGAAGGAACGGGATAAAGCACAGTTATGGAAGCAGCAAAGTAAAAGCAAGATTGGCCATTTGGACTGGGGTTGGGTTTCGAAGGGGATAAAATAGAAGACTGATGAGAAGGTAGAGGTCACATTTCCGCCCAaggtaaattattttgaaatttattctgcTAGCAACGGTCTACGGTTTGGTTTTACCAGGAAGTGATCTAAGCAAGACACTTACTTTTTAATACACATATCTGTCCATTTTCCCAAAATGGGATGGAGTGGGACGAAAGTGAAGGCGTCATCAATCCCCAACTGGGGAGGGGTTTGTTTATTTGCAACAACTGATATTTCACTGCATTCCTGTCCTTACTAAGTTATTCGTGATAGCAGAGGGTAGACCTTAGGTTGACTCCTGCCCAAGTGTAATCTCAGATGTCTGTGAGAAGTTCCATATGTCCAGTACCACAGGAATCACAGCTGCTCTACGATTTCCAATGTCTGGAACTGCGCACATATGCCACATAACTGAGCCACACAGTCTTCGCTGCCTGTGGGTCTTCACTGAATTCCAGGTTTCACCTCTTTAATAAGAGAGGTTCCTTCCACCTGTTTGTCCCATACCTTTCCATCTTTATACTGCCAGAGAAATTATTCCGATCAATAAAGCTGAttagtcttttttgtttcccCCTGATCTTTAGTGTCTGTGCTCCTGAAGTCAGTCTCACATTAATCCGGTATATTGATTTTGCATTTCTGACTGACAGCAACCTCAGCCAGGCTGCCTCACATTCTTCCCCTTCTCAGCCCTTGCTGTTCCTCAAGTGTGATCCATGACATCCCACAGCGTCACCCCGCCCGCCCCCGCTTCCCCCATCGTTTGTAATCAGGCCCAGAACCTCCTCTATCTTCCTCCCACTCCTAGCCCTGTTAGATTGGCCTTCTCCCCACAACCGAAGGGGTAAGAGAAGCGGGACTCGGCCGGCAGGGAGCCGTCTTCAGACGCTCGCACTCCCAAATTCCCCCTCCTCGGGCTCTATCCGTGCGGGAGCGCGAGGCCGCCACAGCAGCCGGAAACACACGCGCCCCGGGCCCCTTGGGTTCTGATCCCGGGGGCGATCGGCCCcgctccctcctccttccagccccGCCCCCGACTCCCAGCCTGAGCCTCCTGTTGTCACTCTCCCCCAGCCCCGAAGCCCCGAGGCCCCGAAGCCCCGCCCCTGATCCCGCCCCCGTCgttcccgccccgcccccggacCGCCTAGCCTTCTCTCGCCCTCCCTGGGCCGCGCGGCCGGAGCTGGCACCGCGGAGCAGCGGCCGCGGCGGCATCGCGTTCTGGACACGCCAGCGCCCCTCTGGACACGGCGTCCACGAGCGCGCCCGCGGCGCGCGGATCTGCCTTCCGCGGTCCGGGGCTGCCCGGGGGGCGTCCGGCGTTCCCCGAGGGCGGGCGTGTCCGCGCGGCGCCGGCCGGGGCGCGAGCGCGGGGCCGCAGCCTGTTGCAGTGCTGGGGGGCGCCGGGCCGGGGGCGCCAGGAGCCCTGCGGGGGGCCGCGCGGCCCGGCTCCCAGCGCAGAGCAGTTTTCTCCAACTCTCCGCTTCCGTCTCCTCCGGGCCCACCGCTGCCGGGAGACCCCGTCCGGACCTGCCAAGGTAAGCGGACTTGGCCCTTGAGGGGTCTCTTATCCCCAAACCACAGCCAGAGGTCGGGGGTGAGGAGCAGAGGAAGGAGTTGGCATGTTCGTAGGAAGCGAATGAAAAAATGCAACAGGCGGAGCGGATCAGGGAACTCCTAGCGTTCATGTTTCCTGCAGAGAGGAGACTTGTCCAAGACTGAAACTTggttaggttcttcagaaccgaaGACGGGCAGCCGCGAAGCTGCTCCTTGAGTGTGGGTCTGAGCTCCCTCTGGTGGCTTCTTGTAAGGATGGAAAACCGGGCTACGGGAGAGAGACTGGTGCAGGACCGCTCGCTGTTCCTCGCTCCCACACAGTGTCATGATTTCTCCTTCGAGAAAAGTGACTGCTCTTACTAGTTCCCCTGGCAAAGACACCTTCTGAGCCCTTGAACGTTAAGCCCTCAACCAGAATCATAATGGTCCTTTAAACTTTTGCTTTTTGTCTCTGAGTCTTCTGTGATCAAAACAAGAATGACAGCAGGACTCATCTTCTGTTAACTGCatttgaataaaaacattttaaatgactaaagcaagccacagttaaaataaaaactcttagGAAAGTTACATCTTGTAGCCGCTTGTCTTCTGCCACCATTGTTATCCTAATATATGCGttgaaaagtataagaaaaaagaaccatTTGGTCTAACCTAGATTGTAGTTAATAACAGATCTTATTgtgattctaaaatttctatcAGGAGACGTTAGaacatttaaatcttctgtttatGTCAACTCCCAGCATGCTTGTAGCCTCAgagaatttctgttttgtttttcccccagaAAGGAGTATGTcatgaaaaaggaacagaaaagacaCGTCACTGTTGGTGAAAGGGGAGTTTTCTTTCCCAGTTGGTGGTTACTTCATGACTGGAAGAGAAGTACCTAGGTGGTTGAAGAGATTAGATTTTCATAGCTGTACCGATGAAGCTGATAAAAGAAGATGGGAAAATGCTTTCTCTGGGTCATAACAGGCTGATGAGTAAGTAAGCCTGAAAAAAGACAGATCTGAAATGAGGACAGGAATCTTGAGTGTTTTAAAACCAAGTAGGACTTTGAATACTTGTTGAGGATGTTTTTGCCCCaaaaatggaggaagaaaaaattctCAAAGCAAAAAGTGTAAAAAGCTGAGAGGAGTAACAACCCAGTCAGCTCCAAGAATTGCAGTACTTTGTCAGCTTCTCTGAGCACACACAGGCAAAGGCATCAGACACGTATGATGATGGTTTCCTGCTCCAGGAATGACTTCTTAACGTGGATTTTggagtgctttttctttttcttttttttacaatgtgTGTTTTTTGACTCTTTGTGTTAGGCAGATTTATGTCAAGGAATTAAATTGTGAATTCATGGTATTTTTGACTATCTCCACCCCTGTTCACTGTGCGATATTGGAAAATTAGAGGTTTTAACATTCCTTGAAGTTTTATTGGAAGCAACACTGCATCAGGCAAACAGATCCACAGtgtaagttttctctttttggcaaCTGTACTTGCTTTGAATGAGCCGAATGTCAGCTGGATTTCACAGCATATCCGATTTACAGTCTGTGTTTTATCAAGGCCTTAAATGTATGTTTTATACTCAGCAGATGGGAAACACATTGAGCACTGTGTTTGACATGTATGCCTAAGGAAAGGAGCTCCCCGATGGATCATGGCGTTAATGTTTACAggacatttcttatttttactgtTAGTGATGTTTGCTTTCTCTACTTTTGAAGAATCTGTGAGCAATTACTCTGACTGGGCAGTTTTCCCAGACGACATAGATCAGCTTAAGACACAGAAAGTGCAAGATTTCAGACCCAACCAAAAGCTGAAGAAAAGTATGCTTCATCCACATTTATATTTTGATGCTGGAGAGATCCAAGCAATGAGGCAAAAGTCTCGCACAAGCCATTTGCATCTTTTTAGAGCTATCAGAAGTGCAGTGATGGTTATGCTGTCCAACCCGACATACTACCTACCTCCACCCAAGCATGCTGATTTTGCTGCCAAGTGGAATGAAATTTATGGTAACAATCTGCCCCCTTTAGCACTGTACTGTTTGTTATGCCCGGAAGACAAAGTTGCCTTTGAATTTGTTTTGGAATATATGGACAGGATGGTGGGCTACAAAGACTGGCTGGTGGAGAATGCACCAGGGGATGAGGTTCCAGTTGGCCATTCCTTAACAGGTTTTGCCACTGCCTTTGACTTTTTATATAACTTATTAGATGATCATCGAAggcaaaaatacctagaaaaaatatGGGTTATTACTGAGGAAATGTACGAGTATTCCAAGGTCCGCTCATGGGGCAAACAACTTCTTCATAACCACCAAGCTACTAATATGATAGCGTTACTCACTGGGGCGTTGGTGACTGGGGTGGATAAAGGATCTAAAGTAAATCTATGGAAACAGGTTGTAGTAGATGTGATGGAAAAGATGATGTTTCTGTTGAATCATATTGTCGATGGTACTTTGGATGAAGGTGTTGCCTATGGAAGCTACACGGCTAAGTCAGTCACACAGTACGTTTTTCTGGCCCAGCGCCATTTTAATATCAACAACTTGGATAATAACTGGTTAAAAATGCACTTTTGGTTCTATTACGCCACCCTCTTGCCAGGCTTCCAAAGAACTGTGGGTATAGCAGATTCCAATTATAATTGGTTTTATGGTCCCGAGAGCCAGTTAGTTTTTTTGGATAAGTTCGTCTTAAAGAATGGAGCTGGAAATTGGTTAGCTCAGCAAATCAGAAGGCACCGGCCTAAAGATGGACCAATGGTCCCCTCCACTGCCCAGAGGTGGAGTACTCTTCACACTGAATACATCTGGTATGATCCCCAGCTCACCCCACGGCCTCCTGCAGAATATGGTACTGCAAAAATGCACACGTTCCCTAACTGGGGTGTTGTCACTTATGGGGCTGGGTTGCCAAACACACAGACCAATACCTTTGTGTCTTTTAAATCTGGGAAGCTAGGAGGGCGAGCTGTCTATGACATAGTTCACTTCCAGCCATACTCCTGGATTGATGGGTGGAGAAGCTTTAACCCAGGACATGAACATCCAGATCAGAACTCATTCACTTTTGCCCCCAATGGGCAGGTATTTGTTTCCGAAGCTCTCTATGGACCCAAGTTGAGCCACCTTAACAACGTACTGGTGTTTGCGCCATCACCCACAAGCCAATGTAATAAGCCCTGGGAAGGTCAGCTGGGAGAATGTGCACAGTGGCTTAAGTGGACCGGCGAGGAGGTTGGTGATGCAGCGGGGGAAATCATTACTGCCTCTCAACATGGGGACATGGTATTTGTAAGCGGGGAAGCAGTGTCAGCTTATTCCTCAGCAATGAAGCTGAAAAGTGTGTATCGGGCTTTGCTTCTCTTAAACTCTCAGACTCTGCTAGTGGTTGATCACGTCGAGAGGCAAGAAGATTCCCCAATAAAATCTGTCAGTGCCTTCTTCCATAATCTGGATATTGACTTTAAGTACATCCCATATAGGTTCATGAACAGGTATAACGGTGCCATGATGGATGTGTGGGATGCACATTACAAAATGTTTTGGTTTGATCATCGTGGCAGTAGCCCCATTGCTAGTATACAGGAAGCAGAGCAAGCAGCTGAATTTAAGAAACGGTGGACTCAATTTGTTAATGTTACATTTCAGATGGAATCCACAATCACAAGAATCGTATATGTCTTTTATGGGCCATATGTCAATCTTTCCAGCTGCAGATTTATTGATAATTCCAATTCTGGACTTCAGATTTCTCTCAATGTCAATAATACTGAACACGTTGTTTCCATTGTAACTGACTACCACAACTTGAAAACAAGGTTCGATTACCTGGGATTTGGTGGCTTTGCCAGTGTGGCTGATCAGGTCCAAATAACCCGATTTGGTTTGGGCACTCAAGCCATAGTGAAGCCCGTAAGACGTGACAGAGTGATTTTTCCCTTTGGATTTAAATTTAATGTAGCAGTTGGGTTGATTTTGTGCATCAGCTTGGTGACCTTAACTTTTCAGTGGCGGTTTTACCTTTCTTTTAGAAAGCTAATGCGGTGGATCCTCACCCTTGTTATTGCCTTGTGGTTCGTTGAGCTGGTGGATGTGTGGAGCACTTGCACTCAGCCCATCTGTGCAAAGTGGGCGAGGCCGGAGGCCGAAGCGAGCCCAAAGCCTGTGTCTCCCCAAGGGCACCGCATCGATCTTCCTGACATCGTCATTACCTCACTTCCTGGCTCAGGAGCTGAAATTCTCAAACAACTCTTCTTCAACAGCAGTGACTTTCTCTACATCAGGGTTCCCACAGCCTACATTGACATCCCTGAAACTGACTTTGAGATCGACTCCTTTGTGGATGCCTGTGAATGGAAGGCGTCGGATGTCCATGGTGTGCATTTCCGTTTACTCCGAGGCTGGTTGCAGTCCTTGGTCCAAGACACAAAACTCCATTTGCAAAACATCCATCTGCACGAACCCGGCAGGGGTAAACTGGCCCAATATTTTACCACGAATAAGGACAAAAAAAGGAAGTTGAAAAGGAGAGAGTCTTTGCCAGAACAAAGAAGCAGAATGAAAGGCGCCTTTGATAGAGACGCTGAATACATTCGGGCTCTGAGGAGACACCTGGTCCATTACCCCAGCGCGCGGCCCGTGCTCAGCCTGAACAGTGGGAGCTGGACCTTAAAGCTGCATTTCTTCCACGAAGTTTTAGGAGCTTCGATGAGGGCCTTGTATGTGGTGAGGGACCCTCGGGCGTGGATTTATTCGATGCTGTACAGTAGTAAACCAAGTCTTTACTCTTTGAAGAATGTACCAGAGCACTTAGCTAAATTGTTTAAAATAGAGGGAGGTAAAGGCAAATGTAACTTAAATTCGGGCTATGCTTCCGAGTATGAATCATTGAGGAAAGAATTATCAAAATCCAAGCCACACGCAGTGTCTCTGCTGGCTCACGTGTGGCTAGCAAACACTGCAGCAGCCTTGAGGATAAACACAGACCTGCTGCCTACCAGCTACCAGATGATCAAGTTTGAAGATATTGTGCATTTTCCTCAGAAAACCACTGAAAGGATTTTTGCCTTTCTTGGAATTCCTTTGTCTCCTGCTAGTTTAAACCAAATATTGTTTGCCACCTCCACGAACCTTTTCTATCTTCCCTATGAAGGGGAAATATCACCAACTAATACTAATGTTTGGAAACAGAACTTGCCTAGAGATGAAATTAAACTGATTGAAAACATCTGCTGGACACTGATGGATCGTCTAGGATATCCAAAGTTTATGGACTAAATGCTGCAGGTCAGCAGAAATTTGCACTAATAATTTCCAACCCAATTTGTGGATATGAATTAGAAGAGTTTGTATATTcttgtactgtgtgtgtgtgtgtgtgtgtgtgtgtgtgtgtgtgtgagagagtgatCAGTTTGCTACTTGCACAgagagattatttaaaaataagcaccCTGTTTGGCCTAGCAGAATTCATTTTTATGTCACCACTTTTCCTTgcctttgtttctgaattttttctgCTAAAATGTTTCTGCTGCAGAGGTGTAGATGAAGTTATATTACAGTGGTCAGGGGAGATAGGAagattttaaaggtttttgtCTAACTCTCTCCTTCATCTGTAACTGTGCTGATCTATCTCGAACCTCACACACTGCTAAAGGCCTTGCAGTTGCTGCTATACCCAAGCGTCTGTTCCTTTCAAGATGGACTGCAAAAAATCCTTATCTTTTTCAGAAGGTGTCCTAATGCATTTAtcttgcatgcacacacacacacacacacatatccttttACTGTGTATAATGTTCACTGATATCACTGGGGAAATGGAGAAAACTCCTATCAGAAGTATAGGATCCCTTCTGGAAAATACAGATGGAAAtacagaatggattttttttttttttttgaggtcagAAACAATGACCTGAAAATCCTCAAAGTTTTTTATTTAGAAGTAATAAAGAATCAGTCTTGGAACGGTGGCTGCCAAGGACCGATACGGTATTTTAGACCTGCTTGTCTTTTTAAAACGCTCTCTTTCTTGCTCCCTTGAAGCTGTAGCTGTTCACCATCACCACTCCCACCCTTTTCTTTCTGTCGCTGTCACGCAAAACAGTCAGTAGTTACTAATGGCTAAACTCCCGATAtttgtgggaattttttttttttttctgtcctgatgattctttttttttttttttttttttttttctgatgattcGTTTTGCATCAAAGCCTGACACAGCCTTAGAATCAGATTTCTCCTTGTGGAATTATCACTGTATGACTCAAAGAAAGCAGTGCCACTGCTGCCAGTGTTTTTTTAGACTGGAAACAGAATTGGAAAACTGCCTGACTTATCTTGCATCCCTTTGAATGAGTCCACAGACTGCCAGTGTCGGCAAAAGTTGAAGGCGAATGGGAGATGATGTCAGAGGCATCTGTTTCCTTTACCATCTGCATCTTATTATAAATATAGTCGTCATAAAGTATGGTTCATCTTATTTTGGTAGGCTCTAAATCAAAATGCTATGCCATTAGAAGCCAGAGGAGTAATTACAAGGTATTGGATGAAAACTATTAGGCAGCGTAGAGACTTGATGAAAATCTCTGTACAGACTGCAGCCTTCTTCCTAATGCTTCAGACTGTAGTTTCCACACGCCCTCCCCGTCGCCCATGCTCTAACACTTGGGAGTCTGTCATTCTGACCTAGGTAAAAGTGGTTCTTCCTCAGTAGTTTGTTATTATGTCAAAATGTGCCTCCAGGGTGATAAAGCTGTGGATATGTTACATTCCAGCTAAAGCTAACTGGGctgtcatttttcttctattacaGTGTGAAAGCAGACTGaccactcccccccaccccacccccctccgACCCCATCTGCTTCCTCTCGTAGCTTTCCCTGCTTTCTCTTTACAGtgtcaaaatgaatgaaaatcctATTAATACAGGTTGAGAGGGCAACTGAAGACCTGAATCCACACTATTATTCTCAAGGAAGATTATTCGTCCTATCTCAGGGTTATCAACAAGCATGTAACATTTCTACATGGATGATAACACTGTTTCCATTATTGGTCAGAGTCTCGGTGTTTGCTTTCAATTCCCAGAATGTGTGATCTTAAATCAGATCAAATAAAAAGGCTCTGGGTTGCAAGTAATATTAGGCCTGATCAAGGTAAGAATTACAAACGTGTGCAAGTAACAGCAGAGAAGACAGAGACTGTACTACTGCCTTTCCTTTAACTTTGTACAGAAACATGCCCACAGGCAGAAGAGAGCCAGGGTGAGTATATGGAGCAGCTGgaggggagaaaatggaaaagaaagagcagTTCTGTGAATGGATACGGGAACAATATGGGAATATCTTATGTATAGCTAAAGAAAGGAACACACTTAAGATGATCTTCACAGTGTATCTTAACTTTTACAACATAGCAAGGTCAAGGTGAATTTCCTTGTCCACTCATCCACTCCCACCCCAAGGGAAATTTAGCTGGAGGAGAAGACTTCTATTCACAGGTTCTATTTCTGAGCAATGTTTTACACGGGTGAGGGACGCCCCAGCCGTTGCATATGCGTCCATTTGTTCATGTTTGGGAGCCCCTGCCTTATAATCTCAATTATAATCTCAGAACGTCTAAGTCCTACATTCCTAGGGTGTTATCCTGGGAAGAAATGTGAATAGACTCtacacttatttttcttctgatcgtcttgaaaataattaaagcaacGATTATCACTGTGTGACACTTCCAaaggaaacactttaaaaaatgtcttttccaTAAAATCAATTCCTTTCCTCATTAACTTCCCCAAACTTAGGCCCAACTGGAATTAAAGcttctattaaaataatattgaaatgtTGAAATTTTGAAAGAATGTGTCCGTTTTGCTGACAAAAGTAACATAAATGTAGTGGTAATGTTGATCTAGTTTTCAAAAGTTTGACATAATGCAAATTACTCACTTAGGATGAAATAGGCCATATCCAGAGATGAATTTACTGTAATGACAAttgcagaaaggaaggaaatgggagaatctgttcaggagaaagaaaataaatctatgaTTATACTTAAATTTAATCTTTAGAAACCCAGAAAGGCATGAGTTTTAGGCAGGTGGCACAACAACTCATACACACTCAGCCTAAACCCGTAATATTAGACATTTGATTGGCTGGCGTTTTGGACAAACAGAAGACTTAGCACTGTAAGTGGCCTGGCAAGAATGGGATAATTATTTATGTCCAGTACCCAGCCATGGCATGGGATCTGGCACAAATATCTTCATATTTGAAGAAGAacctctctccacacacacactagttatgtttaatttttttcccttttatggaaATGCCACCCCTTCTGTCTGCCACTGACTTTTGATTGGTGTCATTTATCAGCAGAGTTTGGTACATCATAGATCCTAGACTTTCTTGATATAAAGTCTATCACATTCAGTTATCTATAAGTAAACATTAACAGTGGTTTTAGAATCTGTTTGATTGACTTAACTCTGATCATAATTACAAAATATCACTAATTTAGCAAAAAATGTGAATAGAAGGCAGTATGTTATAACACCACTTACAGAGGTAAGGGAGCCTAATCTAAGACAGATCAAGGAATTTAATATGTGGGCTACCTACTGCTTATTTAAATGTAAACCAAAGTATGTCAAAATGGCTGCTAAGGCAGTGTTTTCAGTACTTGACTAATATCTCTATTTCCCTTCATGTTGGcagaaaaatccaaataatattttaagaactaaactgatttttttttttttttttgcacaaagGATGGTAGGAACATCAAACAGTAGATTCTCACATTCTCTAGTTAACTTGTAGCTGCTTTAGCTATAATTTACATGAGCTTGTGTTTAGTCCAAGTAACATGTTTAATTCTATTTCCAAAGATAGGTTCGGCTAAGCCTTCCACACCATgggggttttgcttttgtttttcatttttctttcacaccTGTCAAGTTATGCAGCAAAGAAAACCTGTTCTGAAGATCATTTATGAAGTTTATTCAAGCTATATGTATAACACAACTCCTctattaataaaca
It contains:
- the DSEL gene encoding dermatan-sulfate epimerase-like protein, which encodes MALMFTGHFLFLLLVMFAFSTFEESVSNYSDWAVFPDDIDQLKTQKVQDFRPNQKLKKSMLHPHLYFDAGEIQAMRQKSRTSHLHLFRAIRSAVMVMLSNPTYYLPPPKHADFAAKWNEIYGNNLPPLALYCLLCPEDKVAFEFVLEYMDRMVGYKDWLVENAPGDEVPVGHSLTGFATAFDFLYNLLDDHRRQKYLEKIWVITEEMYEYSKVRSWGKQLLHNHQATNMIALLTGALVTGVDKGSKVNLWKQVVVDVMEKMMFLLNHIVDGTLDEGVAYGSYTAKSVTQYVFLAQRHFNINNLDNNWLKMHFWFYYATLLPGFQRTVGIADSNYNWFYGPESQLVFLDKFVLKNGAGNWLAQQIRRHRPKDGPMVPSTAQRWSTLHTEYIWYDPQLTPRPPAEYGTAKMHTFPNWGVVTYGAGLPNTQTNTFVSFKSGKLGGRAVYDIVHFQPYSWIDGWRSFNPGHEHPDQNSFTFAPNGQVFVSEALYGPKLSHLNNVLVFAPSPTSQCNKPWEGQLGECAQWLKWTGEEVGDAAGEIITASQHGDMVFVSGEAVSAYSSAMKLKSVYRALLLLNSQTLLVVDHVERQEDSPIKSVSAFFHNLDIDFKYIPYRFMNRYNGAMMDVWDAHYKMFWFDHRGSSPIASIQEAEQAAEFKKRWTQFVNVTFQMESTITRIVYVFYGPYVNLSSCRFIDNSNSGLQISLNVNNTEHVVSIVTDYHNLKTRFDYLGFGGFASVADQVQITRFGLGTQAIVKPVRRDRVIFPFGFKFNVAVGLILCISLVTLTFQWRFYLSFRKLMRWILTLVIALWFVELVDVWSTCTQPICAKWARPEAEASPKPVSPQGHRIDLPDIVITSLPGSGAEILKQLFFNSSDFLYIRVPTAYIDIPETDFEIDSFVDACEWKASDVHGVHFRLLRGWLQSLVQDTKLHLQNIHLHEPGRGKLAQYFTTNKDKKRKLKRRESLPEQRSRMKGAFDRDAEYIRALRRHLVHYPSARPVLSLNSGSWTLKLHFFHEVLGASMRALYVVRDPRAWIYSMLYSSKPSLYSLKNVPEHLAKLFKIEGGKGKCNLNSGYASEYESLRKELSKSKPHAVSLLAHVWLANTAAALRINTDLLPTSYQMIKFEDIVHFPQKTTERIFAFLGIPLSPASLNQILFATSTNLFYLPYEGEISPTNTNVWKQNLPRDEIKLIENICWTLMDRLGYPKFMD